cttttttttttcttccaaaatatataaaataatataagaagtgaattttaccctttttttttcttccaaaatatatataataatataagaagtgaATTTtacccttcttttttttttcttccaaaatatatataattatataagaaGTGAATTTTACCCTTCCATGATACCATAAAGTTATTCAAAATTGTCTCCAATTCCTAGAGAGGATGTGACAAGtataattattactattattataacaaaaaataataataatgttattaaAGACATAAGTCAGTTATACATGGCCCTCAAATTAGGAATTGAGTGGTccattataatataaataatttttttatttccccAATATCCAAACCAGTTTTATTGACaataaagtatgaaaatttcATGTAAAAGAAGGTTGAGACTAtactttttcatccttttttatCTTCTAAGTACTCTTTTTATTGGATTGGCCTTGATGGGGGTGGTAGGAGGAGGGGGGAGTTGATTCCGGGACGTTGAGTTGAGATATTTTAAATGATATGAGATGATTTGAATAAAATCGTAATATTACATTATGTTAAGAGTATATTTGATCTGAACTAGTTCAACGATTAATATCGAGTTGctagtttttttaaaagaataattctATACAGATGACACAGAATGATCAAGTAAATACAAAATGTAGTGATATTCAAAGCATCACACGTTTACGTAgagtttcaaaaaataaatcacacGATAAAAGTAATAAAACATAGACAATCTAGCTTTCATGACACAAATAGAATCGACGATTCAAACACATGacataaatcatacaaatacaaatataatatagaCAGTCTATCCTAACACAAACATCATTAATTACTTCCACTTCTTAAATAGTAACTTGTACATACATCATACACGAAAACAACTTTATCGTTAAtcgaaaaagaaagaaaaccctctattttctttttccacTATTAAATCATGAGTGAATCCAGGGTAAGAGATTCTCTTAAACAATGACACTATAAAATCATGTTAGAAAGTAGTAGAAAAATACATATAACATCACTTGTTTATCTTTTTCCACAGTCTACACAATACCACACTTCCACAATGCAGCTAACTCACTAAccctaaaaacacaaaaaaagaaaaaaaaaactcaaatattaTTGTAGAAAATATGTTTCAAATAAGCTACATTGtggttttcttgattttaacttcattttttcctttaggttttgggattttcttgaatgttactACTCTTCCTGGTCAACATCCTGATCCTGAATCTGTTGCTCTTGAAGTTAATAGGtaacaaaaacacaattttttatttttattttatgattttaacctTGTTTTGTGTCTTTAATTCTATGTTGTATATTggttattttatctattttccACAATGTGGGGTGGTAGGGATGAAGGAAGTGATAACTTAATTAATAGACGTAGAATGGTACTCGTGAAACTTGTTTTTTTGTATTTCCGTTTAGGTactcatttaatattttttataagaatttattttctaagtagaaaaaattaaatacattttCCTTCGTAGCGAACATACTTAAAAGACATGTTTAGGTTTTCTTTATTGATATGAAGCGTGATAATACGATATGATGACAATATTATAGTTATTATTTATCTAGAAAGAAGCTTCCTTCTTTTATGAATTTACAATGTGAATACTGAATAACAGGCggagaattttttttagaaaaactttAGGTTAATAGTaccaaatttcatttatttttttcttgttttatgtCTTTCTCTGTTTTCTGAGTGCTCCTCTGTTCTTTTCCATTATGTGGGACTGCCCACTAGGTAGGATGGATACGAGGTTTCGAGTACGAGTTTTGAGTATAAGAACATTTTTCTTGTTTAATGATAGTAAAAAGTCGAGTTAATCCTGATTTTAATATAGATATTAGACACTGgtgaaaaaacaaaacaatataaAGGTTAATAATTCcacattttgttctttttcatttattttttcttaagaatgaggtgttaattaccattttaccctctacattcaagatttttttgtaaataatgagcaattttttttttcccttttgattagtttagtgtttgatttccttttatttttttatttttttattggctTTTATGAGctttaattaactttttaaagTGTTCTAGATGTAGGtagatatgaatatttattggttgcttatttttctctttttttttttaaaaaaaaaataaaataaaataaaatcatagcTTTCTCCTTTTATGAATATCTACTTGTAGGCCCTCAAATCACTTTAATTAGtggaattttaatttttttagccATAGATAGATATCCATGTAGcctctcttttttgttttttttaacttgttTAAATGTTCCATAACTCTTTACCATGTTTGAACAAACATATATAAAGCTAGAAGAAAACAATTTGTTCATTTACATCATTGACAACATaacatttcttttattctttttcttataaGGTGCAATTTTCTTATATACAATGATATcatatagaaaaagaaagaaagcatatTGTTAATCTAATCTCTCGTATCTTTCATATTATCAATgtgtaaaaagttaaaaatccATTCGCCCCTAGGGATTTGGTCTAGTGACAATAGTGGATTGTGCAAGAAGTTCATCCCTAGTTGAATAAACTTATTATTCAAATGAATTTCGAATCGTACATTATTATCTGTTATAGTATCTCGATTATAAATTAACAAGAACTTATTGTAGGAAAGTGAATGCATCACTCTCAATTTTccaatcaagaagaaaaatgttGTCGTACACACAATCCTCTTGTCAAACGGGTAACCCTATCGATGATTGTTGGCGATGTGACCATAGTTGGCAATTAAATCGCCAAAGACTAGCCGATTGTGCCATCGGGTTCGGTCAATACGCCCTCGGTGGCAAAGGCGGTCGTTACTACGTGGTCACGTCATCCTCGGACCCGGACCCCGTGAACCCGCCACCTGGCACTCTCCGATACGGGGTCATCCAAGAGGAACCATTGTGGATAGTTTTCTCAGCTAGTATGGAGATTAAACTCTCGGAAGAGCTCATATTCAACTCGCACAAAACCCTAGATGGGCGCGGGGTCAACGTGCACGTAACCGGAGGGGGGTGTATAACGTTACAATATATCTCCAACGTTATAATCCACAACATACACGTACATCATTGTTACGAATCGGGCGATACGAACGTACGTTCGAGCCCTACACATTTCGGATACCGAGGCAAGTCGGACGGGGACGGGATCTCGATTTTCGGGTCCCGAGACATATGGATAGACCATTGTTCATTGTCCAATTGTAAAGATGGATTAATTGATGTAGTTATGGGGTCAACGGGTATAACAATATCAAATAATCATTTTTCACATCATAATGAGGTAATGTTATTGGGACATAATGATGATTATTTGCCAGATTCAGGTATGCAAGTCACAATATCATTTAAtcattttggtaaaaaattaattcaaagaaTGCCAAGGTGTAGAAGAGGATATATTCATGTTGTCAATAATGATTTTACAAGATGGGAAATGTATGCAATTGGTGGAAGTGGAAATCCTACAATCAACAGCCAAGGGAATAGATATATTGCACCCTTTGACCCTTTTGCTAAAGAGGTACACTTTTTCTCCGTTCCCGTTTATTTTTTCTAGTCGATATATACTGATTATACATATGTTATACGTATATTGTATACAACAGTTGATTGAACGACTATCtagattaattatttgatacaTAACATTAATAATATTAGGTTTGACATagtatttgtcctttttttctttctttctattttttcatgcaataaaataagataaacatGTCTTTAATTAAAGAAGAGtaataattaggaaaagaatttTAAGTTTGGGTGTATTTGGATTAAAGTTATGAGCTtacattatttgaaaatttctaaatattttgttttatcttttctACTTTAGGTCCCCATGCTTTCCATTCTTTTTAGTCATgtctaatatatttttatgccaatataaaatataaagaaaacaactaatactttttgtttttaattcatcttattttatatattattagcTTGAGATTATTtgctcattttttttcaaaatgtcaatagatacatattaaatttttaaaaaatattaaatataaaaaatttaacatgcATGCGTTCgatataatttcaaaaaggtTAAAGCaagataaacttaaaataaaattcatatagaCTAGTCAAATTTTGTGCTTTAAATTGCATTCGATGCCCAATAATGTGAGATGTGATGTGTGTGGGGATCACTACATGAAGTGGTGGAGCCACGTTCAAtagaatttaataattttatcttaaattatatatttatattataaaaattatttaatatttataaataatttatttagagctcgataaataaaataaaaagtatgatTCGTAATTCTCTTGACTCCATCTCTGACTAACGACAAATATTAGTGAACCAATCACACCTTATTCTAAAAGGTGTCAACTAACATCCAAATCAGTATTACTTGACGtgttttattaaaatttctGATTCCGTCACTGATCGATTATAATAGGTAACAAAAAGAGTGGATACTGATGAAGGAAAATGGAGAAATTGGAATTGGAGAAGTGAAGGGGATGTAATGGCAAATGGAGCATACTTTGTGGCCTCTGGTGAAGAAGttgaaattaaatatgaaaaagctTATAGTGTGGAGCCAAAATCTGCTGATTTTATTGACCAAATTACTTTAAATGCTGGTGTTCTTATTCACAGGTTAACTCCTTTtacttttcacttttttttttactttttctatcaCACTTTATGTTAACCCTAATTAGAGTAATCAACACCTTAATAGTCCCCTCTTATGACTTTTGTGACAAATAATTATTAGTAATAATGTTACTAGTTGTAGTAGTAATAATTTAGGGtacttttataatttcttagtgACACAACAATTATgtctaagaaaatttaaattttcaaaaaatccaAATGGAATATGTTTTTCACTAGtaacattaaaagaaatattttagttatatatatcgttggtaaaatatattaataaaatatttaaaatatatttatatataagcaTCGTGTAATTACGAATGAGATTGAAAATTATCTgctataacaaataaaaataagatgaaaaggGGTTTAATTCAGccccttttatatatatataaaaaaattgttgcaCAAATA
The nucleotide sequence above comes from Solanum pennellii chromosome 9, SPENNV200. Encoded proteins:
- the LOC107029626 gene encoding probable pectate lyase 12 isoform X1; amino-acid sequence: MFQISYIVVFLILTSFFPLGFGIFLNVTTLPGQHPDPESVALEVNRKVNASLSIFQSRRKMLSYTQSSCQTGNPIDDCWRCDHSWQLNRQRLADCAIGFGQYALGGKGGRYYVVTSSSDPDPVNPPPGTLRYGVIQEEPLWIVFSASMEIKLSEELIFNSHKTLDGRGVNVHVTGGGCITLQYISNVIIHNIHVHHCYESGDTNVRSSPTHFGYRGKSDGDGISIFGSRDIWIDHCSLSNCKDGLIDVVMGSTGITISNNHFSHHNEVMLLGHNDDYLPDSGMQVTISFNHFGKKLIQRMPRCRRGYIHVVNNDFTRWEMYAIGGSGNPTINSQGNRYIAPFDPFAKEVTKRVDTDEGKWRNWNWRSEGDVMANGAYFVASGEEVEIKYEKAYSVEPKSADFIDQITLNAGVLIHRGSNSGKWTATTNNDTESAGDDGGGEDLVAISGDSDDDYGGDEESRSSTIYSNFSLLFNLLMALLALL
- the LOC107029626 gene encoding probable pectate lyase 12 isoform X2 translates to MLSYTQSSCQTGNPIDDCWRCDHSWQLNRQRLADCAIGFGQYALGGKGGRYYVVTSSSDPDPVNPPPGTLRYGVIQEEPLWIVFSASMEIKLSEELIFNSHKTLDGRGVNVHVTGGGCITLQYISNVIIHNIHVHHCYESGDTNVRSSPTHFGYRGKSDGDGISIFGSRDIWIDHCSLSNCKDGLIDVVMGSTGITISNNHFSHHNEVMLLGHNDDYLPDSGMQVTISFNHFGKKLIQRMPRCRRGYIHVVNNDFTRWEMYAIGGSGNPTINSQGNRYIAPFDPFAKEVTKRVDTDEGKWRNWNWRSEGDVMANGAYFVASGEEVEIKYEKAYSVEPKSADFIDQITLNAGVLIHRGSNSGKWTATTNNDTESAGDDGGGEDLVAISGDSDDDYGGDEESRSSTIYSNFSLLFNLLMALLALL